In one Carettochelys insculpta isolate YL-2023 chromosome 6, ASM3395843v1, whole genome shotgun sequence genomic region, the following are encoded:
- the ARF6 gene encoding ADP-ribosylation factor 6, with the protein MGKVLSKIFGNKEMRILMLGLDAAGKTTILYKLKLGQSVTTIPTVGFNVETVTYKNVKFNVWDVGGQDKIRPLWRHYYTGTQGLIFVVDCADRDRIDEARQELHRIINDREMRDAIILIFANKQDLPDAMKPHEIQEKLGLTRIRDRNWYVQPSCATTGDGLYEGLTWLTSNYKS; encoded by the coding sequence ATGGGCAAGGTGCTGTCCAAGATCTTCGGCAACAAGGAGATGCGGATCTTGATGCTGGGTCTGGACGCGGCCGGGAAAACCACCATCCTGTATAAACTGAAGCTGGGCCAGTCGGTCACCACGATCCCCACCGTTGGCTTCAACGTGGAGACGGTGACTTACAAAAACGTCAAGTTCAACGTGTGGGACGTCGGGGGCCAGGACAAGATTCGTCCCCTGTGGCGGCACTACTACACGGGCACGCAGGGGTTAATCTTTGTGGTGGACTGCGCCGACCGCGACCGCATAGACGAGGCCCGCCAGGAGCTGCACCGCATTATCAACGACCGGGAGATGCGGGACGCCATCATCCTTATCTTCGCCAACAAGCAGGACCTGCCGGATGCTATGAAACCCCATGAAATCCAGGAGAAACTGGGCCTCACCCGGATCAGGGATAGGAATTGGTACGTGCAGCCCTCTTGTGCTACCACAGGTGATGGACTCTATGAGGGGCTGACATGGTTAACGTCCAATTATAAATCCTAA